Proteins from a genomic interval of Medicago truncatula cultivar Jemalong A17 chromosome 3, MtrunA17r5.0-ANR, whole genome shotgun sequence:
- the LOC112420104 gene encoding uncharacterized protein → MTAEKGSMEAAKWVLSVDGSSNLKGSGAGVTLEGPYGVLIEQSLRFDFKSSNNQAEYEALFAGMRLALKVVVKELEAKSDSQLVFRQVTGNFQTKDPQLLMYLESVIEQNGRADLLAKLASTKRQGNNRSVIQETLKQPSIEQKEFLFLTEDFKSWMGHIIRYLKDDQLPMEEEQASKVKKRAIKFVVIAYQLFIRGFSSPHLKCLAPQQAEYVIAEVDEGIAPSTSRSVTSVSDFLKAHPEYLSSVISPWPFFKWGVDILGPFPLAQGQLKFLIVAVDYFTKWIEVELVATITADRIKKFYWKKIICNFGLPAVLVTDKGTQYASSSMANFCKEWGIKLNFTLVKHPQSNGQAESANKVILQGLKKRLEAAKGLWVEELPMVMWSYHTTPHSSTQETPFRIVYGSDAMIPIQVMEPSARVLFAQEEVNNSNLLNNLDFQEEVRARAQVKEEACKRRAEQRYDTKVRMRSLKQGDLELRKRP, encoded by the exons ATGACTGCAGAAAAGGGAAGCATGGAAGCGGCTAAATGGGTATTATCGGTAGATGGTTCATCCAACCTTAAAGGAAGCGGAGCAGGAGTAACGTTGGAAGGACCATACGGGGTGTTAATAGAGCAATCTTTAAGGTTTGACTTCAAATCAAGTAACAACCAAGCTGAGTATGAAGCTTTGTTTGCCGGAATGCGTTTAGCTCTCAAAGTAGTAGTTAAGGAGCTGGAGGCAAAGAGTGACTCTCAGCTAGTCTTCAGGCAGGTCACAGGAAACTTCCAAACAAAGGACCCTCAACTTTTGATGTATCTCGAGAGCGTCAT AGAGCAGAACGGTAGAGCAGACTTGTTGGCTAAGTTGGCTAGCACCAAGCGACAAGGGAATAATAGATCAGTGATTCAAGAGACTTTGAAACAACCAAGTATTGAGCAGAaggaatttctttttcttacagAAGATTTCAAGTCATGGATGGGACATATCATTCGTTATCTAAAGGATGATCAGCTTCCAATGGAGGAGGAACAGGCGTCTAAAGTAAAGAAAAGGGCAATCAAGTTTGTTGTTATCGCATATCAACTCTTCATAAGGGGTTTCTCTAGCCCACACTTGAAGTGCTTAGCTCCCCAGCAGGCCGAGTATGTCATAGCTGAGGTCGATGAAGGG ATTGCTCCAAGTACGTCAAGAAGTGTGACAAGTGTCAGCGATTTTCTAAAAGCTCATCCTGAATACCTAAGTTCAGTGATTTCGCCTTGGCCTTTTTTCAAATGGGGAGTGGATATCCTGGGTCCGTTCCCTCTAGCACAGGGTCAGTTGAAGTTTTTGATTGTGGCAGTGGACTACTTCACAAAGTGGATTGAGGTTGAGCTAGTGGCCACTATTACGGCAGATAGGATCAAGAAGTTTTATTGGAAGAAGATTATTTGCAATTTTGGTCTCCCCGCAGTTTTGGTTACTGACAAAGGAACTCAATACGCTAGCTCATCTATGGCAAATTTCTGCAAGGAATGGGGGATAAAACTTAATTTTACCTTGGTCAAGCACCCACAGTCGAATGGTCAAGCTGAGTCAGCAAACAAGGTAATTTTGCAAGGTTTAAAGAAGAGATTGGAGGCAGCCAAAGGACTATGGGTAGAGGAGTTACCAATGGTAATGTGGTCATATCACACCACCCCACACTCATCCACACAGGAAACTCCCTTCAGGATAGTGTATGGATCAGATGCTATGATTCCAATTCAAGTCATGGAACCAAGCGCAAGAGTCCTTTTTGCACAGGAAGAAGTGAACAATAGTAACCTACTGAACAACTTAGACTTCCAGGAAGAAGTTCGAGCGCGAGCTCAAGTGAAGGAGGAAGCTTGTAAGAGAAGAGCAGAACAGAGGTATGacacaaaggtaagaatgagaagTCTTAAGCAAGGGGACTTAGAGCTGAGGAAAAGGCCATGA